In Nitrospirota bacterium, the DNA window ATGGAAGAAAATTCTTTTAAGGCGCCTTCCACTTCCTGCCCGGATTTCAACTGGATATGGTAGACATTTATATCTTTTAAATAAGCTATAACCGACGCCCTCTTTTGCGCAATGATCTCCAGCGCCCTTTCTTTTGAAACATCGTCTTTAAACCGTACCAACAGTTCACCTACATGATAAAATTTTTCCCTCTCCACAAATGTCTTATGCTTCTCATCCGTTATCTTTATCAGTTGGTCCGAGTCCTTGACAACATGCGGTGACAGGAATACCAGAAGGTTCGTCTTGTTTTTTGTCACACTTGTTGTCTTGAAAAGCCAGCCCAATACAGGTATGTCGCCAAGCAACGGCATCTTTGTTACGGACTCCTCTTCTTTTTCCTGCATCAGGCCGCTGATGACAACCGTGCGTCCGTCCCTGACAACAACGGAAGTCTTTGTTGAGCGCTTGGTGGTTGTGGGGCCCACTGTTGTCAGGACAGCTTCAGAGGTATCTTTGACCGCCGAGATCTCCTGCTTGATATCAAGCCTGACATAATCCCCCTCTGTTATCTGGGGAGTGATCTTGAGCATTATGCCGACGTCCTGTCTCTCTATGGAGTTTAAAACCGTATTGGTGGTAGTTACGTCGCGTTCCCTTTTTGAAATAAACGGCACGTTTTCTCCGACTAATATTTCCGCCTCTTCATTGTCGGATGTCAGTATCTGTGGAGTTGAGAGGACATTTACGGCGTCTTTGAATTCGTTCAGGTTGAAGAGGGCCGCGAAACCGGGGGCTGTAAGGGTTGTGGATGTAGCGGCCCCGCTTGAATCTATGGAAGAGATGGGGATGTCGATGAAGTTGCCCATTCCGCCGGCAGTAAATCCCGTTAAACCGTTAACGATCGAAACTAGGGAGCTTGAACTCAAATTCCCAAAGCCGCCGATAACGATCGGTTCACCGTTATGGCTTACCGTGGCCCTCCATTTTGATCCGAGCTCCTTTAGCTTGTCGATCGAGGCCTCAACAATCATGGCCTCAACGTACACCTGCTTTCTTCTCCTGTCGAGGGTCTTTATGACCTGCGCGATATTTTCATACTCGGAAGGGGGCGCGACAACGACAAGTGAGTTGGTCGATTTGTCGGGCGTTACGCTTAATGTCGGGACCGAATCAGGAGACTTCTGTTTGTCCCTCTGTGAAGCCTTGTAGGCTGTCTGGAGGTTTTTCAATATTCCTTCAAGCACCTTTGCAAGAGTCACCGCGTCCGCGTTTTCGAGAAAGTAGACACTCACCTTTGCGGTTTCTTCCTGGGCCGAGGGGAGGTCGATCAATTTCAGAATGGACATTACTTTTTCCATATTCAGGGCGGAATCCACAACAAGCAGGAAATTGCCCGGGCCGAAGGCGGAGATATGACCGTCTCTTGAAACCACCGGACGAAGGAACTGTATAGCGTCATCAGCCTTGATGTTCTGGGTCGGAATGAGTTTTGTGATGTACCCTTCATTAACGGGGATCTTTTCGTCCGTAGATAGCTGGCCTTCCTCCTTTGCCTGCGAAGCCAGGATGATCTTGTACGTCTTGGGGCCGGACGGGATTATGGTGTAGCCTTTCAGGCCCAATACGGAAGTAAAGAGCGAGAAGGATTCGTCAATGGAAAGCTTTGCCGGCGCTATGATGGTGATCTTTCCTTTGACCTTGTCGTCAAAGATGAAGTTGTTGCCTGTTATCTCGCTGATGAATTTTATTATCGTCGGTATGTCGACATCAATGAAATTGAAGGCGATGTTCTCATCTGACTTCCTGTTTTCGGAAAAGGAGAGTCCGGGTGTGAGCGAAAAGGTAAATACAAGCAGACAGATCAAACACAGGGTCCTGACAACTTTCATTTTACCGGTATCTTTCATTTTTCACTTTGAATTTTACAATTTATCTTAATGTTAATCAATAACTACCTTATGCGATAAGTCATCGACATGTTTTGATCGTTCCTGATTATGTCAAGATTAACGCTGTTCATCCCCTTCAATGCCGTCATTGCCTGCATCGCGACTTCGGCGTTTGAGATCTCAAGGCCGTTTATCCTTAACAATATGTCGCCGTTCCTTAACCCAAGACTTTGATAAATGCCCCCCGGCACTACCTCGCTTATTTTGAATCCCGACTGTTTACCGTCCTTGATATTTGGCAGCAGTCTCGCCTCGGTCAGTATCTTTTCGGGATTCTCAAGAGATTGCTGAACCCTCCGGCTGTCGAGGATGTATTCCTTCTCGCCGACCTTTTTGGCAAAGGATGGCCGCTGAGATTCAGTAGACTGCTCCGGAGCTGACGCTGAAGCCGACGGCAAATCCTGCAGCGGGATGGCGCTGATAACAGAGTTTTGTTCTATTTCAATGGACGACTTTTCTATTTTTATTAAGGTCCCGTAATTAAAGACCTCAGTGCCGTATCTGAAGACCTCCTGCTTGCCCGGAGATTGCACCTTGTCCTCAAAGATCGCGTAACTCAGATTTTTGGGGCCGACCACGGTCCCGACGAGGATGAGGTTTGACAAAGGACTGGGCTGGGCCGCATTCTCCTCGGAGACCTCAATTGGGCTGAGTGTCATGGGCGGGCCAAAAGGGTTTTTTTCAAGGATGGGCGAATAATACATGAGAGGTTTTTTGCTTGCTGCTTTTTGCACGGCCATTTTACTTTCGGAAGCCGCCGGGCGCGGTTGTTTCTTTGAAAGCGTGGTGCTGACGATACTGCGGACGAGCAGGAGGCTTGCAATTAGAATAAGCGCCCCGAGAAAATAGTTGAGCAGGTAAAGCTTCTTAAATGAAAATTCAAACATTTTTATTAGCTTAAACTTTTGCCGGTTCGCTGTCAATAATAACAGGTGTAGGCTTAATATAGTCGACTATTATATCGTCGCTTCTTTCAGCGCCTCTGCGCAGGGACACTTTCTCTGTTCGGGGACAAGCGTGAATGTTTCTTTAAGAAGAAGCTTGAGCTGTTCGGTCGTCGCCTTCATCGCGTTCATGACCTCGGAGACAGTGAGCTTTTGCCTGCTGATCCCTGCGGCGTAATTCGCTACAACAGAAATGCCGGAGTAGCATATCTCCAATTCCCTCGCAAGCGAAGCCTCAGGCATTCCGGTCATGCCGACT includes these proteins:
- a CDS encoding SPOR domain-containing protein, coding for MKDTGKMKVVRTLCLICLLVFTFSLTPGLSFSENRKSDENIAFNFIDVDIPTIIKFISEITGNNFIFDDKVKGKITIIAPAKLSIDESFSLFTSVLGLKGYTIIPSGPKTYKIILASQAKEEGQLSTDEKIPVNEGYITKLIPTQNIKADDAIQFLRPVVSRDGHISAFGPGNFLLVVDSALNMEKVMSILKLIDLPSAQEETAKVSVYFLENADAVTLAKVLEGILKNLQTAYKASQRDKQKSPDSVPTLSVTPDKSTNSLVVVAPPSEYENIAQVIKTLDRRRKQVYVEAMIVEASIDKLKELGSKWRATVSHNGEPIVIGGFGNLSSSSLVSIVNGLTGFTAGGMGNFIDIPISSIDSSGAATSTTLTAPGFAALFNLNEFKDAVNVLSTPQILTSDNEEAEILVGENVPFISKRERDVTTTNTVLNSIERQDVGIMLKITPQITEGDYVRLDIKQEISAVKDTSEAVLTTVGPTTTKRSTKTSVVVRDGRTVVISGLMQEKEEESVTKMPLLGDIPVLGWLFKTTSVTKNKTNLLVFLSPHVVKDSDQLIKITDEKHKTFVEREKFYHVGELLVRFKDDVSKERALEIIAQKRASVIAYLKDINVYHIQLKSGQEVEGALKEFSSMPEVLYAEPNYRIKITNPPLDSDTMQKEKPAVPQESKAAPQDQEQKTVPEQTIEPVIDNAAVPPAKSQTENNTEIAVPPADTPAPTEKKTLNTEKPAPETTPSGKYFIQIGSWKDIRNAQGVLEKLKGDYPEAFIVEENNFNKVRVPGIMSKEQGLLIAKEIKKKLNVKPLLVRKKI
- a CDS encoding PDZ domain-containing protein yields the protein MFEFSFKKLYLLNYFLGALILIASLLLVRSIVSTTLSKKQPRPAASESKMAVQKAASKKPLMYYSPILEKNPFGPPMTLSPIEVSEENAAQPSPLSNLILVGTVVGPKNLSYAIFEDKVQSPGKQEVFRYGTEVFNYGTLIKIEKSSIEIEQNSVISAIPLQDLPSASASAPEQSTESQRPSFAKKVGEKEYILDSRRVQQSLENPEKILTEARLLPNIKDGKQSGFKISEVVPGGIYQSLGLRNGDILLRINGLEISNAEVAMQAMTALKGMNSVNLDIIRNDQNMSMTYRIR